TCGTGGAGTAGTTCGGGGCGAGCATAGAGAGTCGATTAAAGGAAAAACTTTTCTTACTCATAGTAAACTAGAATAGAATAATAAACATTTTACTTACAGTAGTTTAGAGAATTAGAAACAAGAACAATATTTTGAGTTCTTATTGATTTACATTCTAATAATACAAGCTTAAAAGTTTTGTTTAGGTTGTGTAATAATCAGAAAAAGGATCAACAACTAATAGCTTGTCGGGAGTTGTGAAGAGCGAGAaactcaaataatgaatttataaGATGACCGAGATCAACTTTGTTAATAGAACCATGGAAATGGATGGAGGATTACCATACCACAGGAATAGTAGTTCAAGTCCGGAGGGAAAGAACAGCGAGGAGAACGGAATAGAAACGGAGATAAGGCATAACGGAGTTGGAGAACTGTCCAaaccgaagaagaagagaaagacGACTAATAGGGCGTGTGATGCATGTGCGATAAGAAAGGTGAAGTGTGAACAGAATAGACCTTGTTCGCACTGTGTTAGTAACAACTTGAACTGTACGCAGTTGCgagaaagaaagaagagcGGGCCGAAAACACTTCACAAAAAGACGCTCGACAGTATCAACAGTTTTTCGGAGAAAAAGGGTCCTGAGGGGACGGTACGGCCATCGTTGTCACACCACTCGACGTCGAGTTCGAATACATTGACGACGGTCCAGGAGTTGATTGCGTCGAACCATGCAGATCACCCCGTGGAGTCGGTGCCGCAGAACTTGACCAACGAAAGTGTGGACAGCATGCGAAACCAAAATGTGTTAACGTCTGAACGTCTTGTCAATATCTTGCGGTTGATAGAGGACCCCGTGATGTATAAATGCTTGCAGAACTTGACAGTGCACTCGTTGTTGACTAGTTATGAAAGTTCAATTAAATTCGTACAGGTACAATTTGCGAACACCAACGGCGAATTGGTTATCCAGTCTACTGACTTAATGGTATTATCGAGGTTGCTAATCATATTTACCTTGAATCTATTGATAGTCGAAAACCTAATTAAGTTTCTGTCTGTTGGTTACAAAACACAATTTATGGATGGGGATATTGATCTGTATAAatctttgaagaatttgttGCAGTTGAAAATCACTGAGGTGCTGTTGCCAATAGAACAGTTGTCATTTTTTCCTGGATGTTCAACTGTGCAACAAATGCATATTTCGCAACAGCTTTACTATAACCAGTCGATATCCGCCTTACACTTATGCAACTTCCACCAAATCACAAACTATTTGAATActcaaaatcaaaaccaGCAAAAGCTAATCTATCTTAGAAAGTCGATTACATTTTATCAGTTGATCAACCTTCCCTTCAAAAGTACAGCGGAACTTACAGATGTGCAATTATACGAATTATATGAATCGTTGTTCACTATGGAGAgtttatatttctttttgtCATCagatttcattattaaaagtaaCAATGTATTGTTAAACGAATGGAATAATTATAACTTTAgtcatattcaatttcataaGAAATCATCTGACGGTAATTCGCTATTcgaaatattcaaaatcattaataaagaGGACTTgatcaattcaaaatcaatcaactacctattcaaattttccattttcaacaccaataaaaattcaagtatCAAAAACataaagaaaatcaataataataaaacaatcGGCAATACAtcttatattcaattcaagcaatttttgaatagcTTATCAAATGAGGATTTTatgtttgaaattttaaagtatattatattattcaaaattattattgtccATTGcaatgaattaaatttcaTGCATTTAAAGTGTGAATTAATCGAGTCAGTTATTAACTTGAACAATCTCTTAGACTTTAAGGATAATAACCTTTATTTACAAATCAGTAACTATCAATTATTGCCACATTTGATGCAAGTTTTAAAgtttaatattgaaattgacgAAAGCCACTTGAAGGAGAATCAAATGGTCCTTATGAAATTCACAAAGAACTTGATCGAGCTTTTCCCATTTTGCAATAAGAATATCAAAGACCTTATTTCATGCTACGATGGTTTAAGAACCTGGTTTAACAAGTTGAGTCAACTTTCTAGTGAAATGAAACAAGATGGTAATGTTAGTGAGAAGGATCAATTCCTCCttaatgatattttgaatgagTTTGACTCGAAGATGATCAACTCAACGGAAGCAACAAACCCAAACTCGACCTTCATTACCCATTGTCCAAGTCCCCAGAATTTGTTACGAGATTTTGACTTATCCAATGCCAACCCCTCTAATGGACTTGACGGTCCTGCTAAGAATACTCCGAATGCTCCAATGACACTAATGACGGGATCAAGTGATCACATCCGAAGCACACTCAACAGTTCTGGTAGTCTCCACCTGCTTCTTAATCCGTTGCAATCTTTACCAGCAAAACCAGTAGTAACAACTACTGCAGCAACTACAGGCAGGAATGAGGATTTGAGcgaattgatttcattatcGTTGTCAGAAAGTGCCAAAAACTTGTGCAATACGTTTCACCAATTTGGTGACGAATTTTCacataataatgataacagTAATAGTTTGAGCAATTTGTTTCAATTCAACTCGGCTTCTCGTACAGCGGATTGGTCCGTGGGCAACGAAGAGATAAAATCTCAGCCAAACTTTTTACTTTGACGATTAACACATTATAGAATTTTTATAGAACCATGCTGTGCAGCTTAGATGATCTTTTTTGTTAATGCTTTTTTTTACCTATATTATTTAGATCACGTTTATGGCACCTTTGAATGGTGTACACTATCCATTGTTTCTACGACTCCAATATAATGATATCCTAATTTACCTATAAGAAATGTAGATCACAGTATGATGCGTGGATCCTCCATACGTTTATGTTCTTCGTTATATCCTATAACAAAAACCTCCATTTTTCACCTGCAAACATAGATAATATCACATAGATAAGACCACATGTAATTGACCTGCCGTAATCAAGCCATATAAACTGATCAATCAACGAAGTTGCAGCCGTATTGCACGCTTACCTGGTTATAGTAGTC
The nucleotide sequence above comes from Debaryomyces hansenii CBS767 chromosome A complete sequence. Encoded proteins:
- a CDS encoding DEHA2D15268p (some similarities with CA2307|IPF18488.5eoc Candida albicans IPF18488.5eoc unknown function 5-prime end and CA2306|IPF6510 Candida albicans IPF6510 unknown function), producing MTEINFVNRTMEMDGGLPYHRNSSSSPEGKNSEENGIETEIRHNGVGESSKPKKKRKTTNRACDACAIRKVKCEQNRPCSHCVSNNLNCTQLRERKKSGPKTLHKKTLDSINSFSEKKGPEGTVRPSLSHHSTSSSNTLTTVQELIASNHADHPVESVPQNLTNESVDSMRNQNVLTSERLVNILRLIEDPVMYKCLQNLTVHSLLTSYESSIKFVQVQFANTNGELVIQSTDLMVLSRLLIIFTLNLLIVENLIKFSSVGYKTQFMDGDIDSYKSLKNLLQLKITEVSLPIEQLSFFPGCSTVQQMHISQQLYYNQSISALHLCNFHQITNYLNTQNQNQQKLIYLRKSITFYQLINLPFKSTAELTDVQLYELYESLFTMESLYFFLSSDFIIKSNNVLLNEWNNYNFSHIQFHKKSSDGNSLFEIFKIINKEDLINSKSINYLFKFSIFNTNKNSSIKNIKKINNNKTIGNTSYIQFKQFLNSLSNEDFMFEILKYIILFKIIIVHCNELNFMHLKCELIESVINLNNLLDFKDNNLYLQISNYQLLPHLMQVLKFNIEIDESHLKENQMVLMKFTKNLIELFPFCNKNIKDLISCYDGLRTWFNKLSQLSSEMKQDGNVSEKDQFLLNDILNEFDSKMINSTEATNPNSTFITHCPSPQNLLRDFDLSNANPSNGLDGPAKNTPNAPMTLMTGSSDHIRSTLNSSGSLHSLLNPLQSLPAKPVVTTTAATTGRNEDLSELISLSLSESAKNLCNTFHQFGDEFSHNNDNSNSLSNLFQFNSASRTADWSVGNEEIKSQPNFLL